The sequence gaaTGGCATGCAGAGAAGAACGGATCAAGAGGTTCGACACAAATGACCAGCTTCATTTTGATATTTAACCACAAGATCCTTATTTGGAGTTGCATTCGTTTCGGAAACAAGCACAACGTAGCAACTACGGACTTACCTCAAACGGAAAAGAAAGCTCTAAAAGCGCTTTGCACATCACAAACTCTCAAAACGTGACATAGGAGGAATCTTTAAAAACCTCAACAATGCTTAGTGTCAATTTGGGGTGTCATTTACCTTGAAATAATCATAGCCAAAAAAAAGGTGCTCATCCCTTTATCTTCACTCAGACTTATTATGAAAAGTAACCAAACGTACTGAAGGCTTTGAAGACCAAGTGCAGTGCAAAAAGGCCCTTAAAAGGAAATGAACCCAAAAGGACATTTTGGCCATGTGCAGCAAGTCACGTTTTTGCATCTCACCTGCGGATTGGACTTGGCGAGGTTCTCGATCTTGATCCAAGCTTCTTCGCGCTCCTTCGACTTGGCCTTCTCTCTATCGGGTCAAACAGTCAGTTCTTATTATCTCGGCGCTTTATAAGGTTGAAAAAGCAAAGACGCCAGTCTGCGCCGCCTACTTGTTTTTCTCGGCTCGGAATTGCTGTGTGCAGTCGTCAAAGAGCTTCTGATTCATCTCCATGAAAAGCTTCAGAGCGTTGTAGATGAGGCCGTGGATGGTCCTGCAGTCGCACACACAGGTTGACTTAATAAAATGGCAGCTATTCCTGGCAAGGCTCAGTTCCGAATACTATAGTATTGTCAATTTGTCACACTCGTGTTCACCATGTGACATTTGCCCGGGCATTGTTTCACACGGGTGTTATGCGGGGGAAGACGCTTAGCGCAGTCCGAGTGCAAATGCATCACTCGGGTGTCAAAaacgaggaggaaaaaaaaaaaaaaaagcctctcaCTTGTTCCAGTGGGTCTTGGAGTTGCGGTACAGAGCGGGGAACATGATCGGGAGAATCTTGGCCGCGTTGTCGCTGATCAGACTCATGATGTACTCGTTATTCCAGTAGTACAGCGCTCGCTCGGCCACCTAGAGAGTGTACGCCGGATCTCAGCGGGGCGCCACAAGAAATAAGAGGGACTTCCCGGGAGGAGCTCGGCGATACCTGGAAATGCGGGCTGGACACGCATTTGGCCAGCTGGCGGAAGAGAGGCTCCTGCACTTTCACAAACTCGGACGGCTCGATGACGTCCAGAATCTCCTCGAGTTCGTTGAGGAACATCACTTCCTTGGGACTGTGAGTCTTTGGCCAATACTTGAGGAGCGCCATGACCACCTATCAGGGGTACGAGAACAAAGTTACGAATCAGCGGTTTTAAAAATCGACCACAAGACACTCATATACCCAAGGAGAGAGACATACCGGCTCAGTTAGAGTGCTGTCCTTTTCCAAAAACTGCACCACACAGTAAGCCAGCTGCAAAAGAGATAAATATTTTAACACCTGTAGTGCATTTGCTCTCATTTTCCTTTTCAGCACAGCATTCAACTGTTACGTAACAgacagcagacacacacacacacacacacacacacacacatactgtaccTGCGGATGGTAGACACTGAGCGACTTCACTTTGTGTAGAGGTAACAAAACCTTCAACAGGAAAATCTTGTGCTCTTCTTTTAGAGGTAAGGCAAATCCGTTGATAATGctgccaaacaaacaaacccgcTCATGAACATCTCCTGAGCACATATCGACGACAGCCGCCGCATTTCTAAATATTGCGAAATCAATGGAGCAAACCTTCCAAGTATTTCCAGTAGTTCAGCAATACCATTGTGATGCTCCGTCTCATAGATAAACCTGAAAGAGCGAGGGAATATTTTTCAGCGATTGCAAGACCGCTTAGCTCGAGAATGTACAACAAATTGCGCCAACCTATAGAAAATGTTGTTGATCTGCTTTCGGATGTAAGCTCTCAGCCCGAGGAACTTGCCGTAGATCCTGTGAAGAGTCGTTTTGAGGAAGTCCCGCTCTCTGGGATCTTCGCTGTCAAATAGTTCTAGAAGCTTCAATTGGAAAAGAGACAAGGCAGACATTacacaatacattttttttcttcttcttcaaactgATTGATTTGCCCATCGTGGTGCCAAGTTGTTTGTCTGCATTGACAAGTGCGTGCGAGGAGCGGATTCTCCTTCCCTTACCTGCATAACAAATTTCTGGTCAATGTATTTCTTTGCTATGTTGGGCTGAAAGTCGGGCGATTCTAAAAACCTAAGGAAAAATTCGTAGACCAGCTGCAAGGGAAGCAGAGAAAAAGCAGAATTAAGAACAAATGACGCCCCGTGCTGCTCATTAACCACTTCTATAACTAATTTAAGTTATTCTCGTTGACTCAATGAAACGAATAACAACCTGGAGGTGTGGCCACGCCGCCTCGAGTGTCGGCTCGTCCTCCTCGGGATCAAATTCAGCTCCCGTCGGATTGGACGAAGGAGGCAGTGTTCGAAACATGTTTACGGCAAACTAGAGGCAGACAGAAATGGAAGAGAGCGTACACATATGGGATTAGACGAGGAAGCGAGCTGTTATGAAACAATTCCTGGACTGGAATGTTATAAATCAGGCTGCGCCTTGAACAGAAAAACCAGACGTCGACACACACAAAGCGGCCGCATAATGAGATTACATTCAATGGTAACTGTTTTTGATTTGTTATACGCCATGCCACATTTGGGATCTGGATCAGGGCATCttaaaaagacacaaaaaaatCCATGACTCAGATTGTTTTGTGAATGGATTTGTGCTAATACGAGAGCGGCACAAATGCAACCTTGAAAATCACCAAAACACGCCGATTGGTGACGTATATACGCCCACCCGACAAACATTTTCTATAAGAGGAACCGCAGAAAAGCGGCGACTATTAAATATCATTAAACAACATCGGGCCAGGCGGATGCGCAGGCAGGATACAATTAGCCCGGTGAAAGCGCCAACGTGCCCAACCTATATCTTCTTATCTACCAGTCCAAagtcaagttttatttttaggctCCTGTAACTATGGGCTGCAAGGGTTTGCCTGACAATAATGCAGTGTGCCTTTCGCAGTGTCAACTGACTCTCCCCGTGGGCCGCTGTACCCGACCGGGCGATCATGGGACGGTGCAGGTGGCCCATTAAGACACTGCGAGCCTTGTTCGGCGGGGGCTGCAAGGTAAGAGTAAAGCTTGTTGTGCCAGCGCCGCGCGTCAAAGACGCACCGAGTTAAAATAGAAACAAGAAGAAAAGGTCATCCACGTGACTGGCGCCGACTTCAGCAACGGAGCATCTTGTGTTAATAGCGGTGTCTGTGACAAGACATTTCTAAAGACTATCTATGGAAAAGCTGAAATAATGACCACAAGCAACAGACAGACGCTTATGCTCCAAATGTCAAGCTCGGCGCTTCCCTTGTGAGCAGGGAAATCCCTGGCTTGGGAAAAGTCCAGTTATTAGTATTAGCTCATCATTATAGCCGCTCGGTAATGGACAAGTGGCTGATCCTCTATACTTGATTTTTCAAGCAGTTAAGTACACTAGTTCAGATAATTGATTGACATTGTTGGGTGAGCGAATAAAGCGACAAGATGAACTTTGGCCCTAATATGTTTTGGTTTTATTGATGATTatttttggaggaaaaaaagatgcGACTGTGCGTTTTTCACTGTCCCAACGGCTCATTTAGCATCTCTTGTGGACACTGCCTCAGTTAAACTAATGTCACTCAAAAGAAAAAGCGAGCCAGCCAGTCGACCCGGATTTTCTGACCGAGTTTCACCCACATCGTCATCTTTGGACATAAACAGACACTTGCCCCGTCCCTGCCTAATCAGCTCTACTGACCATGTGAACCACCTCCGGGTAGATGGGTTCTGTGATGACATTCCTATTGTGGGTGATGTACTCCACCATCTCGCTGAGCGCCGCCCGCTTCACCTCCTTCCATTTCAGGTCACTCAGCGGGTCCGACAGGAAGTCGAAGAGGACGCAGCACTGCCGCAGCTTTTGGATGAAGAGCTTCTCCTGCTCGGCCGGGGCCACATCTGCGGGAAGAGTCCGGGCGGGAGAACGGGGTCAAACATGGCCGACTGACAGGGCATCTCGACATACAGCTGATAAATGAAACGGTCGGGGATGACGGAACAAAGGGAAGCCGTTCCTTAACGAGCGAGAGGGCGAGCTCGAGCTAGGCGCGACTCTCAAGACTGAATACTGAGCGAGATGGAAAGCGGCGAATGAGTCATCAAGATTCAAGTGTTGGCACTATTTGAAACCCAGGCGTGGGGGGCGGATAACGACAGCAAAGAAGAGCCCGGGTAGACATCAAGTGGAAAGATGTGAAGGCGAGAGATTTGGGAAGTGGGTGAACGGTCACGGCACAGTTACTCGGAGCACAcgagagaaggggaaaaaaaatagcggTCACTATTAATGGTACGTGGTTATTAGAGCACTTCCTGTTTCACTTCATTTCCAtgtgtaaacaaacaagcaagtgAACAAATGCCAGGCACAGTAAAAGTTGACGTTGAAAGGCCAAGTCAGGCACTCGAGTCTGATTCTGTTCCGCATCGCTCCTGTTACATAAGTCGTATCCGATTGAGTAATAAACTTTCGGCGCTGTCCTTAAAAATACTTATCGGCTTGTTATGTAACAGGAGAGACTGCATTGTGATGGCAAAACTGACAGGAAGcacaatgtgacttttgaaTGTAGCCCACAGAGCGCCGTGAGAGCACAATATTTTACCGCGGCGCACAGAACAGCAGAACGCTTTAAATGCCGGATGCATGTGCCCGGGTAAATTTGATGGCTTCATCAACTCATTTACGAGCCTGTCGCGACGCATTACCCAGAGCGGGTTGTGCTTAACCTTAAACAGGACTGCTGATGCCGTTTTTCTTGGAAGGCGCTCTGAACTTTTGAGCCCAAACTCtccatagttgttttttttcctcgctaTCTTGCGCTCTTATTTCTCCCCTTTGACCAATTGAGCACTGCGGAGCCTGATTTTAAACAATTTGAATCGGAGCAAAGACATTTTTGTCCGAGGACATGTTGGTTCTTAAATTCACAGGTGGTTAAGCTTTTTATGGCCAAGTGGCTGAGGAGGTGTGAATGGAAACAAAAGGCAGACATTCAGAACACGGCAAAAAGAGATCTGCTTTCAACAAAACAAGCTTACTTTTTTTACAATACAAATTTGAAAAGAACCCTTTGCAAAACATTGCTCGTGTGCAAGGGTCGTAACAATAGAGACAGAGGCTTGTGCGGCTCAATAGAACGTAAATCAATAATTGCCCCGAGTTGCAGCGAAGGCCGCTTCGTCGCAGAGTACAGTGGGGCCTTTCAAAGTCGAGCGAGTCCTTTGTACAAAGTGTgagagggcaagtctggtgttGCTGCGCCCAAAGAACGAGATGTTCACATATGAGAGTGGGATTGCCAGAAGAATTTCAGGGAGTTAGGTaaggattgaaaaaaaacactccatttaaaaaaaaaaaattttttctcAAGCATAAATCATAGAAACTACTTTTTTTTACAGAGGCAATCCCTGTAAATTTAAAGTACAAACTTGCAATTTCATTCCACGACAGCAATGTTTTGCCAACTTGCACCAATCATTGGCGCTGTCCTCAGTGCAAACAAAACACTGTTGCCAAATTCACTTCCTTGTTTTTGGTACGAAGCAGGCAGGTACGCGCAACTTCAATGTTAAGTCATTGTGGGGTCTAATCAAgagttaaaaaaatttaaaaaaagaaatctgtcgTAATGAGTAATGCAGAGAGCTTACATAGTGAAAGATGCACAAAAAGATCTATCCACTCATCTGACAATTCACATAACAGAATATAACTAGACACTGCTTTTCTCCAAAGGTTTTGTGCATTCACAACTCGAGATTGGCCTGTATAGTTTAATATTTAGCTAAAAGCTGCTGGGATAATATCGGGCCTTTTGGGGCACAATAATAATCACAAAAATAGCAAGCAACATCCTTAAAGGACTGAATTATAAACTGCATGTAGCAATGATATGCGTTAACCTACAGATGACGCAAACATAAATCCTTGAGCCTCCAATTAATCAAATCAAAGATCCACCCTGTTTTACAGCTTAGAATAAGTGCGTGGAATTCATAAAACTCTTTCCTCAATATAAACCCCCCCTGATTTTCTACCATTTATTTCTTCTGCCCAGAAAATTCACCGCAAATGTGTTGCACACTTGATTCCTTGACACTTTCGTGGGAGTGAGAAAGTAGAGTGTCCTTGAAATCCATctgaagggaaaaataaaatcacacacACTACTCTGGACAATTCCTAAACTATAAATTCTAGAAATTCTGTTAAGACACCAAAGATTAAAGTGGAGACCTTCTTAGTTTTATAACATCACTTCCGTTAGCGTCACTGGTCGCTGCTGGGGGATGGGCAAAGACAGTgtagctagctagttagctagcgtatagggaaaaaaagaaagagcgtTTATCGTTGCCGCGTCGACTACAAATCGTAAACGGTAGAAGGTTAAGGGGCCTGCGGTACCGATGACTAAACCGGAGCTGATATGTGGTCTTATTTTACGCGGCGGGGCTAGAGTGTAAGCGGTGAAGGAAAACCGGAGCACAGCAACGAACGcgcgcacacatacatacacacacaccttcccCCCCTTAATTCCCCGCGACAATACAGGAAGAATAATTCATCCGTACATACCTCTGAAGTGCATTAGGGCCACCGGCTGAAAAGGCCCGTTGGAATTAGGCGCATCCACGACCATTCTGTCTGCAGATTTATTGCATGTCAACATGTAAACCTCAACCAGGAAGGCGATCCACTCAGGGCGAGAGGCCAGCCTCCATTTTAGCACAAAGCAGATCAGAAAATGAAGCTCTCTGCCGCTGGAGGGAACTGGCTACTTTGTGACGTCACATAAACAGGGAAGACGCCCATTGGTTGATTTCGGCGCAATAGCGAAGGGGGCTTCCGCAAGGGGCGAAGACGATTGGCTGAGAAAGAGCAAAGGGGCGGGATATGTGacgatcatttatttttttatttgccctGGCTCCGCCTCTTAGTTGCTCGTCTCTGGTGACGCTGCTTGCCAGGCAGCCAGGCCCTTGCACACATCAGAGAGCAGAATCGATTTGTGTGTATTCCACACTTTGTCCCAATGGATGGACGGCTATATCATCTGGTTGGAAATTTTGGAGCTACAAATTATTGAATAGTCAAAGCGAACTTTAAAGAAGCAAATACACTATCTTTCCCCCTCTGTCACATCTGCTTCATTTCTGCTCCGTTTGAACACAACTGCACTTGAAACTATGAAATTAAGAAAAACTTGACTTGTATGGCACATACAataaaaattgcattaaaaattGTGCAGAAATAAATGGCACTTTAACATTCAATGCAAATGTAGTGCactaaaaagttaaatacaactgaactgtaacTGCACGtcaatatcaatataatttcataACACCTTCGGTTTGTGCCAATggaagagggggagggggggggtattgCACTTCTGCCTTTAAACTGAGTGCGGCAGTCTACAGTAGCTGCAGCTGAGCCATGAGTCACTCATGCTCATGAAACATGCAGTGTTAACCTACTGACTTGTTTGGCGATGACAGAATGCTACATGAAACCATTCAATACATTAGAATGTTGTGTGATAaccttggaaaaaagaaaatatcattGCACTTGTATGGCTCGTGGGTTAAAATAGTTTGCCCACCCAtcaatcaagtgtgaaattaagcAAAATTGTTGACATGTTGACCACTCAGACATTAAAAGTATCTCAGAGACAAGATATTAGTTGCAACATTGTAAATGGGCTTTTATCATGACTTTAC is a genomic window of Syngnathus typhle isolate RoL2023-S1 ecotype Sweden linkage group LG16, RoL_Styp_1.0, whole genome shotgun sequence containing:
- the ppp2r5ca gene encoding serine/threonine-protein phosphatase 2A 56 kDa regulatory subunit gamma isoform; translated protein: MLTCNKSADRMVVDAPNSNGPFQPVALMHFRDVAPAEQEKLFIQKLRQCCVLFDFLSDPLSDLKWKEVKRAALSEMVEYITHNRNVITEPIYPEVVHMFAVNMFRTLPPSSNPTGAEFDPEEDEPTLEAAWPHLQLVYEFFLRFLESPDFQPNIAKKYIDQKFVMQLLELFDSEDPRERDFLKTTLHRIYGKFLGLRAYIRKQINNIFYRFIYETEHHNGIAELLEILGSIINGFALPLKEEHKIFLLKVLLPLHKVKSLSVYHPQLAYCVVQFLEKDSTLTEPVVMALLKYWPKTHSPKEVMFLNELEEILDVIEPSEFVKVQEPLFRQLAKCVSSPHFQVAERALYYWNNEYIMSLISDNAAKILPIMFPALYRNSKTHWNKTIHGLIYNALKLFMEMNQKLFDDCTQQFRAEKNKEKAKSKEREEAWIKIENLAKSNPQFSVLVDPSDFNSPVAMETDVPLIEDVQRLKKTVEEGATQPLHGQWKERPMVRRKSELPQDIYTTKALETHRRAEDMLTARDGL